In Fusarium oxysporum f. sp. lycopersici 4287 chromosome 2, whole genome shotgun sequence, a genomic segment contains:
- a CDS encoding hypothetical protein (At least one base has a quality score < 10), which translates to MFGAIFGYGFILMLTKSLPHVPILGGKFGPQENSIIQAAATGAGGMSGVFVAGLPAMYRLDLLSDDPKKDFGRILTITFVCAFFGLFAAVPLRRFFHHQCRQGA; encoded by the coding sequence ATGTTTGGTGCCATCTTCGGTTATGGCTTCATCCTCATGTTGACAAAGTCCCTCCCTCACGTCCCCATCCTCGGCGGCAAATTCGGTCCCCAGGAGAACTCCATCATCCAAGCCGCTGCCACTGGCGCTGGTGGTATGTCCGGTGTCTTCGTCGCTGGTCTCCCCGCCATGTACCGTCTCGACCTCCTCTCCGATGACCCCAAGAAGGACTTTGGCCGTATCCTCACCATCACCTTCGTCTGCGCCTTCTTCGGTCTCTTCGCTGCTGTTCCTCTCCGACGAttctttcatcatcaatgtcGCCAGGGAGCTTAA